The Nocardioides houyundeii genome includes the window CTCAGGCGCGGATGATCTTCGAGCCCGACACCGTGATCGGGACCTCGGTCAGCGCGCTGGTCGCCGGTCCCTCGAGCACCGAGCCGTCCTCGAGGGAGAAGGCGCTGCCGTGGCACCGGCACGGGATCTCCCCCTCGGAGCTCGAGCTCACCAGGCACCCCTGGTGCGTGCAGACCGCGCTGAAGCACTTGAACTCGCCCTCGGCAGGCTGGGCGACCACCAGCTTGAGATCCGGGTAGACGGCACAGGCGCCGACCCCGATGTCCGCGGTCGAGGCGATCGCCACCCCGCTGCGCGGCGCCTCGGCCGGCACGGCGGAGTGGTCCTCCGCGGTGTCGTCACCGTCACCGCCGCAGGCACTGAGCAGCGGGATGCCGATCCCTGTCAGGGCGGCCCCGGCGAGGGTGGCGCGTCGGCTCGGTCCGTCGATGCTGGTTCGGGGGTTCACTCGGTGCTCCTGGAGGCGGTGGGCGAGAGGTGCGTTCTCCCGGCGAGAATAGGGGCCAGGAACCTGCCGGTGTGGCTCTCGGGGACGGCCGCGACCTGCTCCGGCGTGCCCGTGGCCACCACGGTGCCTCCGCGCGAGCCCCCTTCGGGGCCCATGTCGATCAGCCAGTCCGCGGTCTTGATGACGTCGAGGTTGTGCTCGATCACCAGCACCGTGTTGCCCTGGTCCACCAGGCGACCCAGCACGCCCAGGAGCTTGCGGATGTCCTCGAAGTGCAGTCCGGTGGTCGGCTCGTCCAGCACGTAGACGGTGCGTCCGGTGGACCTCTTCTGCAGCTCGCTGGCCAGCTTGACGCGCTGCGCCTCGCCGCCGGACAGGGTGGTC containing:
- a CDS encoding Rieske (2Fe-2S) protein → MNPRTSIDGPSRRATLAGAALTGIGIPLLSACGGDGDDTAEDHSAVPAEAPRSGVAIASTADIGVGACAVYPDLKLVVAQPAEGEFKCFSAVCTHQGCLVSSSSEGEIPCRCHGSAFSLEDGSVLEGPATSALTEVPITVSGSKIIRA